A window of Etheostoma spectabile isolate EspeVRDwgs_2016 chromosome 18, UIUC_Espe_1.0, whole genome shotgun sequence contains these coding sequences:
- the LOC116706235 gene encoding low choriolytic enzyme, with product MDLRTTVSLLLLLLLGLCHAEEDSYHDADNEIRVDPSDTEELTKTILRMNNGSSDFLLEGDVMIPTTRNAMKCLQGANSCLWPKSANGNVEVPYVLSDSYDNTDVSEIQSAMKSIQSQTCIRFIPHRNQVAYLSLEPRYGCASLMGRTGGKQVVSLQRFGCISAGIIQHELLHSLGFYHEHTRSDRDTYIKINWDNINEVFVNNFQKQDTNNLNTPYDYSSIMHYGRTAFAKPGLDSITPIPDSSVPIGQRTDLSEIDILRINKLYQC from the exons ATGGACCTCAGAACAACGGTTTCtctgcttctgctgctgcttctgggCCTCTGTCACGCTGAGGAGGACAGT tATCATGATGCTGATAACG AGATCAGAGTGGATCCTTCTGACACAGAAGAGTTGACAAAAACTATTCTGAGAATGAACAATG GATCTAGTGATTTTCTGCTGGAAGGAGACGTGATGATTCCCACAACCAGGAACGCTATGAAGTGCTTACAAGGAGCAAACAGCTGCCTGTGGCCGAAGTCTGCTAACGGGAACGTGGAAGTCCCTTATGTTTTAAGTGACAGTTATG ACAACACCGATGTAAGTGAGATTCAAAGTGCCATGAAGAGCATTCAAAGCCAAACCTGCATTCGCTTCATTCCACATCGGAATCAGGTGGCGTACTTAAGCCTTGAACCAAGATATGG CTGTGCCTCTTTAATGGGTCGTACTGGAGGCAAGCAGGTGGTGTCACTGCAGAGGTTCGGCTGCATAAGTGCTGGCATTATCCAGCACGAACTGCTGCACTCGCTGGGTTTCTACCACGAACACACTCGCAGCGACCGTGACACCTACATCAAAATCAACTGGGATAATATCAATGAAG TTTTTGTCAACAACTTCCAAAAGCAGGACACAAATAATCTCAACACTCCGTACGACTACTCTTCTATAATGCACTAtggaag AACTGCCTTTGCAAAAcctggattggattccataacTCCCATCCCCGACTCCTCTGTTCCAATTGGGCAGAGAACTGACCTGTCCGAAATCGACATTCTCAGGATCAACAAGCTCTACCAGTGCTGA